The proteins below come from a single Faecalibaculum rodentium genomic window:
- a CDS encoding galactokinase: MKASELKTKFENGSCDDLLLDLYGDKDILDMERDRYIYALTSFIQRFGDLEVSVFTAAGRTEVSGNHTDHQHGRVLAASVNLDSIGVAAKADDVIEVMSDAFPIETLSVSDLEKDPAQEGTSEALIKGVYQGFVNDGYHIGGMKAFVTSNVLAGAGLSSSASFEVLIGCILNGFYNGNDVPLPEIAKIAQYAENEYFGKPCGLMDQCACACGGLVTIDFQDPKQPVIEPIPVDFAKYGHSLCIVDTKGSHADLTDEYAAIPSEMKTVARAMGQEVLRDVKEAGFYAALPQLRETCGDRAVLRAIHFFNENRRVPVIVDALKADDFEAFLAGINASGNSSFEYLQNVFPKGADRQMEVALGLALAQQALEGTGASRVHGGGFAGTIQAFVPDEKVPAFRDLMESCFGEGSCHVLKIRKYGGHQVL; the protein is encoded by the coding sequence ATGAAAGCCAGTGAACTGAAGACAAAATTTGAAAACGGGTCCTGTGATGACCTGCTGCTGGATCTCTACGGAGACAAAGACATACTGGACATGGAGCGCGACCGCTATATCTATGCCCTGACGTCCTTCATCCAGCGGTTCGGGGACCTGGAGGTCTCGGTGTTCACCGCGGCGGGCCGGACCGAGGTGTCGGGAAACCACACCGATCACCAGCACGGGCGTGTCCTTGCAGCGAGCGTGAACCTGGATTCCATTGGCGTGGCAGCAAAAGCCGACGATGTGATCGAGGTTATGAGTGATGCGTTCCCCATTGAGACGCTCTCTGTCTCGGATCTGGAAAAAGACCCGGCGCAGGAAGGCACCAGCGAGGCGCTGATCAAAGGCGTGTACCAGGGATTCGTGAATGACGGATACCACATCGGGGGCATGAAGGCCTTTGTGACCAGCAACGTTCTGGCGGGTGCGGGGCTGTCCTCCTCTGCCAGCTTCGAGGTGCTCATCGGCTGCATCCTCAATGGCTTCTACAACGGCAACGACGTGCCGCTGCCGGAAATCGCCAAAATTGCGCAGTATGCCGAGAACGAATACTTCGGCAAACCCTGCGGCCTGATGGACCAGTGCGCCTGTGCCTGCGGCGGGCTGGTGACGATCGACTTCCAGGACCCGAAACAGCCGGTGATCGAACCCATCCCGGTGGACTTTGCAAAATACGGCCACTCCCTGTGCATTGTCGACACAAAGGGCTCCCATGCGGATCTGACGGATGAGTATGCGGCGATTCCCTCGGAAATGAAGACTGTGGCCAGGGCCATGGGGCAGGAAGTGCTCCGGGATGTGAAGGAAGCCGGTTTCTACGCGGCGCTGCCGCAGCTGCGGGAAACCTGCGGCGACCGGGCCGTTTTGCGCGCCATTCACTTCTTCAATGAAAACAGACGGGTGCCGGTGATTGTCGATGCGCTGAAGGCCGATGATTTCGAGGCGTTTCTGGCGGGGATCAATGCGTCGGGAAACTCGTCCTTCGAGTACCTGCAGAATGTGTTCCCGAAAGGGGCCGACCGTCAGATGGAAGTGGCCCTGGGCCTGGCGCTGGCCCAGCAGGCGCTGGAAGGAACCGGTGCCAGCCGCGTGCACGGCGGCGGATTTGCCGGTACGATCCAGGCCTTTGTGCCGGATGAAAAAGTGCCCGCCTTCCGGGACCTCATGGAGAGCTGCTTCGGCGAAGGCAGCTGTCACGTCCTGAAGATCCGGAAATACGGCGGCCACCAGGTACTGTAG
- a CDS encoding TMEM175 family protein, with protein MNSSRFLAFYDAVLAIVMTILVLSFNIPDPDSWQNIARMIPGFVCYAASFFWLGLMWISSYMAWGKVEVVSERSLFYMLVSLFFSSFFPFATGLVGQDMNSVVAEVFYGVVVLCITVSNIALTGSINRDHSQPVLRTLFLLPARTTVIDVLIKIVGLLLCVFVWPPAMSVCIMLAVVVLTFRLFWDTRLPHLTGKKEAVKKALAAQEDEEGSKT; from the coding sequence ATGAACTCCAGCCGGTTTCTGGCATTTTACGATGCAGTGCTGGCGATCGTCATGACGATCCTGGTGCTGAGTTTCAACATTCCCGATCCTGACAGCTGGCAGAACATCGCCCGGATGATTCCGGGATTTGTGTGCTACGCCGCCTCGTTTTTCTGGCTGGGACTCATGTGGATTTCCTCCTACATGGCCTGGGGAAAGGTGGAAGTGGTCTCCGAACGGTCCCTGTTTTATATGCTTGTGTCGCTCTTCTTCAGTTCCTTTTTTCCCTTTGCGACGGGACTGGTGGGACAGGACATGAATTCCGTGGTGGCAGAGGTGTTTTATGGTGTGGTCGTGCTGTGCATCACGGTTTCAAACATTGCCCTGACTGGCTCCATCAACCGGGACCACAGCCAGCCGGTGCTGCGCACCCTGTTTCTGCTCCCTGCGCGGACCACAGTCATTGACGTGCTGATCAAGATCGTCGGGCTCCTGCTGTGTGTTTTTGTCTGGCCGCCGGCCATGAGTGTCTGCATCATGCTCGCAGTTGTGGTGCTGACGTTCCGCCTGTTCTGGGACACCCGCCTGCCGCACCTGACGGGGAAGAAGGAAGCGGTGAAGAAAGCCCTGGCTGCACAGGAAGACGAAGAGGGCAGCAAGACGTGA
- a CDS encoding peptidoglycan bridge formation glycyltransferase FemA/FemB family protein has protein sequence MQAREISKAIYTEFLQRHSLDNVWQTTMMGDMQEARGRHVLYLGIFDDTDTLTGATNVVLEPSHFGALHAGSPRGPILDYTGSQVTASLQAVRDFLKQKHVMYWTLNPYAVYEKHTLDGKAVQGSRCQGMYDQLMAAGARHRGFVHGIDNSTEPRWMYVIPTDFDSPQAMLDSFAHKCSRSIRRAMDFGVRVRELSEQELPLIDEMFSHAGDKHEFSWRSDDYTRRLWNAFHDSGAVKFLVAEISLQDYTGRLQKTLETLRQQQAETEDSIARIRSKKMLNRLKEIEQKTASVQKHLEEAETFEADGPVLKLAAGIFFDYGQEVICLMSGYDERYAWFCGPYAMHWQMLKHCLEQGYARYNLYGISGEFGDDAVDSGVYAFKKGFNGEIWELPGDFEIPVDPVRYSLLRVARKLKGIRHRTS, from the coding sequence ATGCAAGCCAGGGAAATCAGCAAAGCAATCTATACAGAGTTCCTGCAGCGTCATTCGCTGGACAATGTCTGGCAGACCACTATGATGGGTGATATGCAGGAGGCACGGGGCAGGCACGTCCTGTATCTGGGCATCTTCGACGATACCGATACCCTCACCGGGGCCACAAACGTTGTGCTGGAACCTTCGCACTTTGGCGCACTGCATGCCGGCAGCCCGCGCGGCCCCATCCTGGACTATACCGGATCCCAGGTCACCGCCTCCCTGCAGGCTGTCCGGGACTTCCTGAAACAGAAGCATGTGATGTACTGGACTCTGAATCCGTACGCCGTTTACGAGAAACACACCCTGGATGGCAAAGCCGTCCAAGGATCCCGCTGTCAGGGCATGTACGACCAGCTCATGGCCGCAGGCGCCCGTCACAGGGGATTCGTGCATGGTATCGACAACTCCACAGAACCCCGGTGGATGTATGTGATTCCCACAGACTTTGACAGTCCGCAGGCAATGCTCGATTCCTTTGCACACAAATGTTCCCGCAGCATTCGCCGGGCCATGGACTTTGGCGTCCGGGTCCGGGAACTCTCTGAACAAGAACTCCCCCTGATCGACGAAATGTTTTCCCATGCCGGGGACAAGCATGAGTTTTCCTGGAGAAGCGACGACTATACCCGACGCCTCTGGAATGCCTTCCATGACTCCGGCGCAGTGAAGTTTCTCGTGGCGGAAATCAGCCTGCAGGACTACACGGGCAGGCTGCAAAAAACACTGGAAACACTCCGGCAACAGCAGGCAGAAACAGAGGACAGTATTGCCCGCATCCGTTCGAAGAAAATGCTCAACCGCTTGAAGGAAATCGAACAGAAAACCGCCTCTGTCCAGAAGCACCTGGAAGAAGCCGAAACCTTTGAAGCGGACGGCCCTGTGCTCAAGCTCGCCGCAGGGATTTTCTTCGACTACGGCCAGGAAGTCATCTGCCTGATGAGCGGCTACGACGAACGATATGCCTGGTTCTGCGGTCCCTATGCCATGCACTGGCAGATGCTGAAACACTGCCTGGAGCAGGGATATGCGAGATACAACCTGTATGGCATTTCCGGTGAATTTGGGGATGATGCCGTCGACAGCGGTGTCTACGCCTTCAAGAAAGGATTCAACGGAGAAATCTGGGAACTTCCCGGAGATTTTGAAATCCCCGTGGATCCCGTCCGATACAGCCTGCTCAGGGTGGCAAGGAAACTCAAAGGCATTCGACACCGGACATCATGA
- a CDS encoding GAF domain-containing protein, producing the protein MNNTPDTLLVAQAQALCDTPHSLSAICNILALIYWSADSINWAGLYFTDPDGSLYLGPFVGKPACMEIAAGTGVVGTCASRKEPLLVPDVHAFPGHIACDSESRSEAVFPLMQDETVIAVLDIDCLQTDGITPDQFRSFQTIAGLIADLPAKEGNLRSGISSAD; encoded by the coding sequence ATGAACAACACACCAGACACACTCCTGGTTGCACAGGCACAGGCCCTGTGCGACACCCCTCATTCCCTGTCCGCCATCTGCAACATCCTGGCCCTGATTTACTGGTCGGCTGACTCCATCAACTGGGCCGGTCTCTACTTCACAGACCCTGACGGCTCCCTGTACCTGGGGCCCTTTGTCGGCAAACCCGCCTGCATGGAGATTGCTGCGGGCACCGGGGTGGTCGGAACCTGTGCTTCCCGAAAAGAGCCTCTGCTCGTCCCGGACGTTCATGCCTTCCCGGGTCACATCGCCTGTGACAGCGAGTCGAGATCGGAAGCCGTGTTCCCGCTGATGCAGGATGAGACTGTCATCGCGGTGCTGGACATTGACTGTCTGCAAACAGACGGGATCACACCGGACCAGTTCCGCTCGTTCCAGACCATTGCCGGACTGATTGCAGATCTGCCTGCCAAAGAGGGAAACCTCCGATCCGGGATCTCTTCAGCCGACTGA
- a CDS encoding DUF488 domain-containing protein gives MHELKLKRSYEPESEEDGARILVDRLWPRGESKVKADLTEWDKSIAPESGLRRAFHEGELSFEEFKKKYLAQLDASDDARVFASHVKDLLEKGNVTLLFASKDEAHNNAVVLKEWLDQKPGLDRS, from the coding sequence ATGCATGAACTGAAACTGAAGCGGAGCTATGAGCCCGAATCTGAAGAGGATGGGGCGCGGATCCTGGTGGACCGGCTGTGGCCGCGGGGAGAGTCGAAGGTGAAGGCTGACTTGACGGAGTGGGACAAGTCCATTGCCCCGGAGAGCGGACTGCGCAGGGCGTTCCATGAGGGAGAACTGAGTTTTGAGGAATTCAAAAAGAAGTATCTGGCACAGCTGGATGCCTCTGACGACGCCAGGGTCTTTGCCAGCCATGTGAAGGACCTGCTGGAGAAAGGGAATGTAACGCTCCTGTTTGCCAGCAAAGACGAAGCTCACAACAATGCGGTGGTGCTGAAGGAGTGGCTGGACCA